One Flavobacterium sp. 90 DNA segment encodes these proteins:
- the uvrA gene encoding excinuclease ABC subunit UvrA, whose amino-acid sequence MLEKDNTIEVLGARVHNLKNIDISIPREKLVVITGLSGSGKSSLAFDTIYAEGQRRYVETFSAYARQFLGGLERPDVDKIDGLSPVIAIEQKTTSKSPRSTVGTITEIYDFLRLLYARGADAYSYNTGEKMVSYSDEQIKDLIMQDFNGKRINILAPIIRARKGHYAELFQQITKQGFLKVRVNGEVQDLVSGMKLDRYKTHDIEIVVDRMQIENTEDNQKRLAESINTAMHHGENVLMILDQDTNEVRYFSRNLMCPTTGISYQNPEPNLFSFNSPKGACPHCNGLGTVHEINVKKIIPNPKLSIKAGGFAPLGEYKSSWIFKQLEVIGEKYGFKLTDAIEKIPEEAMNMILHGGKEKFTVNSKDLGVTRDYKIDFEGISHFIKNQYDESASTTIKRWAKDFMDEINCPVCEGSRLKKEAQFFRVNGKNITELCDMDISDLTAWFQDLNSHLTDKQLLIASEVVKEIKDRLNFLMNVGLNYLALSRSSKSLSGGEAQRIRLATQIGSQLVGVLYILDEPSIGLHQRDNEKLIKSLEQLRDIGNSVIVVEHDKDMIETADYVIDIGPKAGKYGGEIISIGTPAETLKSNTITAQYLNGTMKLEIPKERRKGNGKFLKLTGATGNNLKNVSIELPLGQLICVTGVSGSGKSTLINETLYPILNAYYFNGVKKPQPYKKIEGLEHIDKVIDIDQSPIGRTPRSNPATYTEVFTEIRNLFTMTSESMIRGYKAGRFSFNVKGGRCETCEGSGVRTIEMNFLPDVYVECETCQGKRFNRETLEIRYKGKSISDVLNMTVDEAVPFFEMIPKIYRKVKTIQDVGLGYITLGQQSTTLSGGEAQRIKLAGELSKKDTGNTFYILDEPTTGLHFEDIRVLMDVINKLVDKGNTILVIEHNMDVIKLADYIIDIGPEGGKGGGQLIAKGTPEEVAKSKKSYTAKFLKKELEN is encoded by the coding sequence ATGTTAGAAAAAGACAATACTATTGAAGTTCTTGGTGCAAGAGTTCATAATCTAAAAAATATCGATATTTCTATTCCGCGTGAAAAACTGGTTGTAATTACCGGTTTATCAGGTTCGGGAAAATCCTCTTTGGCATTTGATACCATTTATGCCGAAGGACAACGTCGTTATGTGGAAACATTCTCGGCTTATGCCAGGCAGTTTCTTGGCGGATTAGAGCGTCCGGATGTAGATAAAATCGACGGACTTTCTCCCGTAATCGCAATTGAACAAAAAACGACTAGTAAAAGTCCGCGTTCTACTGTTGGAACTATTACTGAAATATATGATTTCCTGAGACTATTATACGCTCGTGGTGCTGACGCTTACAGTTACAATACTGGCGAGAAAATGGTTTCTTATTCTGATGAGCAGATTAAAGATTTGATCATGCAGGATTTTAATGGAAAACGCATTAATATTCTTGCTCCGATTATTAGAGCAAGAAAAGGTCATTATGCCGAATTATTCCAACAAATTACTAAACAAGGTTTCTTAAAAGTTCGTGTTAATGGTGAAGTTCAGGATTTGGTTTCCGGTATGAAATTAGACCGTTATAAAACCCACGATATCGAAATTGTTGTTGACAGAATGCAAATCGAAAATACAGAAGACAATCAAAAAAGATTGGCCGAAAGTATTAATACAGCAATGCATCACGGCGAAAATGTATTGATGATTTTAGATCAGGATACAAATGAAGTACGTTATTTCAGTAGAAATTTAATGTGTCCAACAACCGGAATTTCGTATCAGAATCCAGAACCAAACTTATTTTCGTTCAACTCACCAAAAGGAGCTTGTCCGCATTGTAATGGATTGGGAACAGTTCATGAAATCAATGTCAAAAAAATTATTCCGAATCCTAAATTATCGATAAAAGCAGGAGGTTTTGCGCCGCTTGGTGAATATAAATCATCTTGGATATTTAAGCAATTAGAAGTTATCGGAGAAAAATACGGCTTCAAGCTTACAGATGCAATTGAGAAGATTCCTGAAGAAGCCATGAATATGATTTTGCATGGTGGAAAAGAAAAATTCACCGTAAACTCAAAAGATTTAGGCGTAACACGCGATTATAAGATTGATTTTGAAGGAATTTCACATTTTATCAAAAATCAATATGACGAAAGCGCCTCAACAACTATAAAACGTTGGGCAAAAGATTTCATGGACGAAATAAATTGCCCGGTTTGCGAAGGTTCACGTCTTAAAAAAGAAGCGCAGTTTTTTAGAGTAAATGGAAAAAATATCACCGAATTGTGTGATATGGATATTTCAGATTTAACCGCCTGGTTTCAGGATTTAAATTCTCATTTAACAGATAAACAACTTTTGATTGCTTCAGAAGTGGTAAAAGAAATAAAAGATCGTTTAAATTTCCTGATGAATGTTGGTTTGAATTATTTGGCTTTAAGCCGAAGTTCAAAATCACTTTCAGGCGGTGAAGCGCAACGTATTCGATTAGCAACACAAATTGGTTCTCAATTAGTTGGTGTTTTATATATTTTGGATGAGCCAAGTATTGGTTTACACCAAAGAGACAATGAAAAACTGATTAAATCTTTGGAACAATTACGTGATATTGGAAATTCGGTTATTGTTGTAGAACACGACAAAGACATGATCGAAACAGCAGATTATGTAATTGATATTGGTCCGAAAGCAGGAAAATATGGTGGCGAAATCATTAGCATTGGAACTCCAGCGGAAACTTTAAAGTCAAATACGATTACTGCTCAATATTTGAACGGTACAATGAAATTGGAGATTCCGAAAGAGCGAAGAAAAGGAAACGGAAAATTCTTGAAATTGACCGGAGCAACAGGAAACAACTTAAAAAATGTTTCTATCGAATTGCCTTTAGGACAATTGATTTGTGTAACGGGAGTTTCAGGAAGTGGAAAATCGACTTTGATCAACGAAACACTCTACCCTATTTTGAATGCTTATTATTTTAATGGCGTAAAAAAACCACAACCTTATAAAAAGATTGAAGGTCTCGAACATATTGACAAAGTAATTGATATTGACCAAAGTCCGATTGGGAGAACTCCACGTTCAAATCCAGCGACTTATACAGAGGTTTTTACAGAAATCAGAAACTTGTTTACCATGACTTCTGAAAGTATGATTCGTGGTTATAAAGCAGGACGTTTTAGTTTTAATGTAAAAGGCGGACGTTGCGAAACCTGCGAAGGTTCTGGTGTTAGAACGATCGAAATGAACTTTTTACCAGACGTTTATGTAGAATGCGAAACATGTCAGGGAAAACGTTTTAATAGAGAAACATTAGAGATTCGATATAAAGGAAAATCAATTTCGGATGTATTGAATATGACGGTTGATGAAGCTGTTCCATTCTTTGAAATGATTCCTAAGATTTATAGAAAAGTAAAAACAATTCAGGATGTTGGTTTAGGATATATCACACTTGGCCAGCAAAGCACAACACTTTCTGGTGGTGAAGCACAACGTATAAAATTAGCCGGAGAATTGTCTAAAAAAGACACCGGAAACACGTTTTACATT
- a CDS encoding tetratricopeptide repeat protein — MKKNLFLLLFSLSFICNAQTKDKIDTTKLFKELTDQACSCIDSISTYNRPKDSITANISSCIDDKVGAYQITQQFANVDLSNPTGEKKEINVTVNLNKNSKEYKDIYYQMETYLMANCSAVKDKVAANNLVNNNSMSSNQKALDLYNLAIDETKKENYKGAIEYYKKAVKIDPKFAFAYDNMGICYRRLEQYDLALESYEKSLKIDPNGLMPLQNIAVVYSYKKEYQKAVTTYEKIAKIDPNNPEVFYGIGQLYALHLNDTEKGLDNMCKAYKLYVEQKSPYRTDAEKLIQMIYAEMKKNGKEEKFNEILKANNLNSN; from the coding sequence ATGAAAAAGAATTTATTTCTTCTCCTTTTTTCACTAAGTTTTATCTGTAATGCTCAAACAAAAGATAAAATTGACACTACAAAATTATTCAAAGAATTAACTGATCAGGCTTGCTCTTGTATTGATTCAATATCAACTTATAACCGTCCCAAAGATTCTATAACGGCTAATATCAGTTCTTGCATTGATGATAAAGTTGGTGCTTATCAAATAACGCAACAATTTGCAAATGTGGATTTATCAAATCCAACAGGCGAAAAAAAAGAAATTAACGTTACTGTAAATCTGAACAAAAACTCTAAAGAATATAAAGACATTTATTATCAAATGGAAACCTATTTGATGGCTAATTGTTCTGCTGTAAAAGATAAAGTTGCAGCTAACAATCTGGTAAATAACAATTCAATGTCTTCAAACCAAAAAGCACTGGATTTGTACAACTTAGCGATAGATGAAACCAAAAAAGAAAATTATAAAGGAGCTATAGAATATTATAAAAAGGCTGTCAAAATTGATCCAAAATTTGCATTTGCATATGATAATATGGGAATTTGCTACAGACGTTTGGAGCAATATGATTTAGCACTTGAGTCTTATGAAAAGTCATTAAAAATAGATCCAAATGGGTTAATGCCCTTACAAAATATTGCAGTAGTTTACTCTTATAAAAAGGAATATCAAAAAGCGGTAACAACTTATGAGAAGATAGCCAAAATAGATCCAAACAATCCAGAAGTTTTTTACGGAATTGGACAATTGTACGCACTTCATTTAAATGATACCGAAAAAGGACTTGATAATATGTGTAAAGCTTACAAATTGTATGTTGAACAAAAATCACCTTATAGAACTGATGCCGAGAAATTAATTCAGATGATTTATGCAGAGATGAAAAAGAACGGGAAAGAGGAAAAGTTTAATGAAATTTTGAAAGCAAATAATCTTAATTCAAACTAG